A section of the Humulus lupulus chromosome 2, drHumLupu1.1, whole genome shotgun sequence genome encodes:
- the LOC133816756 gene encoding uncharacterized protein LOC133816756 encodes MAELQKISPEMTTYLLEAKPEKWARPFFPTKRYNILTSNIAESINAAIVHARELPITSLIEAIREMLQRWFSTRKEAAINQFVEVTKWANDEMEIKLDVAFRMKVDAIDAMKSSVTYGDRVFVVDLEQHMCTCNEFQLEGIPCAHAIATIESKYLDKYKFCSNWYKNSVLKETYAGSINPLPDKDDWSVPDEIIGDSMKAPKFKVKQGRPKKKRIPSTGEFPKHVRTIKCGNCGILGHNRKNCKSQPILK; translated from the exons ATGGCTGAATTACAGAAAATTAGCCCTGAAATGACTACTTATCTTTTGGAAGCAAAACCAGAAAAATGGGCTCGGCCATTCTTTCCAACGAAGAGGTATAACATTCTTACAAGTAACATTGCCGAATCTATAAATGCAGCAATTGTGCATGCGAGAGAATTGCCTATAACGTCGTTAATAGAAGCTATAAGAGAGATGCTTCAAAGATGGTTTTCAACAAGAAAAGAAGCAGCAATTAACCAATTTGTTGAGGTGACAAAATGGGCAAATGATGAAATGGAGATCAAACTTGATGTGGCATTTCGAATGAAG GTAGATGCAATTGATGCAATGAAATCTAGTGTCACATATGGTGATCGAGTGTTTGTTGTCGACTTGGAACAACATATGTGCACATGTAATGAATTTCAACTAGAGGGAATTCCATGTGCACATGCTATTGCAACAATTGAAAGCAAGTACTTGGACAAGTACAAATTTTGCTCAAATTGGTATAAAAATTCTGTTTTGAAAGAGACATATGCAGGATCAATTAATCCTCTTCCAGATAAAGATGATTGGAGTGTCCCAGATGAAATTATAGGAGATAGCATGAAAGCTCcaaaattcaaagtaaaacaaGGACGTCCCAAGAAAAAAAGAATTCCATCAACAGGAGAATTTCCCAAGCATGTTCGAACAATCAAGTGTGGAAATTGCGGAATATTGGGGCATAATAGAAAGAATTGTAAAAGCCAACCAATTCTAAAATAA